The proteins below are encoded in one region of Drosophila virilis strain 15010-1051.87 chromosome 6, Dvir_AGI_RSII-ME, whole genome shotgun sequence:
- the Hcf gene encoding host cell factor isoform X2 yields MESTEFTRSTNSLGVAVAAELNSDQILRSDNQNSGVNCLARIDMDLDAYQTESIHHNLTNNHSGFRWKRVLNPTGPQPRPRHGHRAINIKELMVVFGGGNEGIVDELHVYNTVTNQWYVPVLKGDVPNGCAAYGFVVEGTRMFVFGGMIEYGKYSNELYELQATKWEWRKMYPESPDNGLSPCPRLGHSFTMVGDKIFLFGGLANESDDPKNNIPKYLNDLYILDTRGVHSHNGKWIIPKTFGDSPPPRESHTGISFTSKDTGKLNLLVYGGMSGCRLGDLWLLETDSMTWEKPRTRGQAPLPRSLHSSTMIANKMYVFGGWVPLVINDSKATTEREWKCTNTLAVLDLDTMIWENVTLDTVEENVPRARAGHCAVGIQSRLYVWSGRDGYRKAWNNQVRVCCKDLWYLEVTKPLYAVKVALVRASTHALELSWTATTFAAAYVLQIQKIDQAPAIGSTKQSHSQSQTQTASANGSESIPLVASAALKFEKNPISVLHLTGAKSPSVGTGQPITALAKSSVGQPQALGSAVFVAQTQAQTQGSPVKVKAVGLSTVSVSSETTPTMSTTVSVQPQLSIISSTASSINPVNSGSGGSANMQKFRPNSSISKTSLAATISSATTSAPASQINEGDICVQNVAVRVANTAATSGIVLTSQTSTGALRILPGVSTSTGVTAGQTLRLATTYSNSGSGSTTTTILKASQPSASAQLSSGGSQTTSPAATVTTSLGGKQYFIQKPLNLAPNVQLQFVKTSSGGMTVQTLPKVNFNIAKSVTQGQAISICNQQLTPGSTQIQITSGSSVQSKTVMATGQNLMATSTGATGSHQQSSLQQHQQKPIVSGNVLKLVSPHTVSGGKLIMKNSNILQMGKVTPNVMGGKPAFVITNKHGTQIGNQQIIIVTTGASLRTVPSSSVVSSAGSSTGGTSIVSIVGSTGTTATPIAVGGQRAVISNQSSVKMVRNIPSTPGASGRPITLTLPQTSSSTHMSGSSGHVTSQKLTGTSLSQKTAVYIGGKPVTVMSASSGIGSPGSSSTNKLVMLPGATAARKGFVNIFNTGGASGPGSGQRTLTLATRSAPVKTAAVQLKEKDNSNVEPAVTIATIADSVCADTDPIDDIIEQLDGADDILKPLKNEAREPENIENDNAAATSTSTPTLVQSATPTTGPLTIMSDAQDTVTEIKIPETVDDISSVSSTTDVQKTSTATKDRNSVIGTCSAENIDSNSSFPAAVTTTATDCNQPTASETEAANILTTIKSGEALGISGSIFKDTAISTTSESDLDKNPLSIPVLRQHHHQNDGSHLEALASAAVMQAATASADSSQAARSLLDSSSAAHLSNTSYKSTEQQKNSNDNNVPVTVADTVDDTDKWHTVGIFKELSHTVTSYIDYKYFNESQLENFDGDNLPDLAQYPRISLDPGTAYRFRLAALNTCGRGEWGEISSFKTCLPGFPGAPSAIKISKDVKEGAHLTWEPPPAQKTKEIVEYSVYLAVKPTTKDKVASPQLAFVRVYVGAANQCTVPNASLSNAHVDCSNKPAIIFRIAARNQKGYGPATQVRWLQDPSTTKLQGAANTTSLKRTQEKTTASPASSYSSPQKRARSTGLQGLE; encoded by the exons ATGGAAAGTACAGAGTTTACTAGATCGACTAATTCCTTGGGAGTTGCAGTAGCCGCCGAGCTCAACTCTGATCAGATTCTACGCTCAGACAACCAAAATTCTGGAGTTAACTGTTTGGCACGGATCGATATGGACTTAGACGCATATCAAACGGAAAGCATACATCATAACTTAACCAACAACCATTCAGGGTTTCGTTGGAAGCGCGTCCTTAACCCAACCGGTCCCCAACCACGGCCGCGACATGGCCACCGCGCAATAAATATAAAGGAACTTATGGTAGTTTTTGGTGGTGGTAATGAAGGAATTGTGGACGAGCTGCACGTTTATAATACAG TTACTAATCAATGGTATGTGCCTGTGTTGAAAGGTGATGTGCCAAACGGATGTGCTGCTTATGGGTTTGTCGTGGAGGGAACACgcatgtttgtttttggcggCATGATTGAATatggaaaatattcaaatgagCTCTACGAACTTCAGGCAACCAAGTGGGAGTGGAGAAAAATGTATCCGGAGTCACCAGATAATGGCTTGTCGCCATGTCCTCGTTTAGGTCACAGCTTTACGATGGTGGGGGACAAAATATTTCTCTTTGGCGGATTGGCAAATGAATCGGATGacccaaaaaataatattccaaA atatctGAATGATTTGTATATATTGGATACTCGTGGGGTACATAGTCACAACGGAAAGTGGATAATTCCTAAGACATTTGGAGATAGCCCTCCACCACGCGAGTCCCACACTGGAATATCCTTTACAAGTAAAGATACTGGCAAGTTAAATTTGCTGGTATATGGAGGAATGAGTGGCTGCCGTTTGGGCGACTTATGGTTACTTGAGACGG ATTCCATGACATGGGAAAAACCGCGTACTAGGGGCCAAGCTCCACTTCCGCGTTCATTACATAGCTCGACAATgattgcaaacaaaatgtatgtTTTTGGTGGATGGGTGCCGTTGGTAATTAATGACTCAAAAGCGACCACTGAGCGGGAATGGAAATGCACAAATACACTGGCCGTTCTCGATTTAG aTACAATGATTTGGGAGAATGTCACCTTGGACACCGTTGAGGAAAATGTACCAAGGGCACGAGCAGGTCACTGCGCCGTTGGAATTCAAAGTCGTCTGTACGTATGGTCCGGCCGAGACGGTTACCGCAAAGCTTGGAACAACCAGGTTAGG GTCTGTTGTAAGGATTTATGGTACCTGGAGGTGACGAAACCACTCTATGCAGTTAAAGTAGCACTAGTGCGTGCGTCCACGCATGCGCTGGAGCTTTCTTGGACGGCAACAACCTTTGCCGCTGCCTATGTACTTCAGATACAAAAGATCGATCAAGCACCAGCAATAGGCAGTACAAAGCAGAGTCATAGTCAAAGTCAGACTCAAACGGCCTCCGCCAATGGATCCGAAAGTATACCTTTAGTAGCGTCTGCTGCACTGAAGTTCGAAAAAAACCCAATTTCAGTGTTGCATCTGACTGGAGCCAAGAGTCCATCAGTGGGTACTGGGCAGCCTATTACGGCTTTAGCCAAATCATCGGTTGGACAACCTCAAGCATTGGGCAGCGCTGTTTTTGTAGCCCAGACGCAGGCACAAACGCAAGGTAGCCCCGTTAAAGTCAAGGCAGTTGGCTTATCAACAGTGTCTGTTTCCTCGGAAACAACCCCCACAATGTCAACGACAGTTAGTGTGCAACCACAACTATCGATTATAAGCAGCACTGCATCAAGCATCAACCCGGTAAACAGCGGCAGCGGAGGCAGCGCTAATATGCAAAAATTTCGACCCAACTCGTCCATTTCTAAGACGTCGTTGGCTGCAACCATATCCTCTGCAACAACTTCTGCCCCGGCTTCTCAAATAAACGAGGGTGACATTTGTGTTCAAAATGTTGCCGTTCGTGTAGCAAACACTGCAGCGACCAGTGGAATAGTTCTCACCTCCCAGACATCGACAGGAGCTTTGCGCATTCTTCCTGGTGTATCGACCAGTACTGGCGTGACCGCTGGCCAAACATTACGCCTAGCCACAACATATAGCAACAGCGGAAGTGGTTCAACCACCACAACAATATTAAAAGCGTCTCAGCCCAGCGCCTCCGCGCAGCTATCTAGCGGCGGATCGCAGACAACCTCCCCGGCAGCAACTGTTACTACGTCCCTTGGGGGCAAACAgtatttcatacaaaaaccacTTAACCTGGCTCCAAATGTACAGCTGCAGTTTGTTAAAACAAGCAGTGGAGGTATGACGGTGCAGACGTTACCTAAGGTCAACTTTAATATTGCAAAGAGTGTTACCCAGGGCCAGGCCATCTCCATTTGTAATCAACAACTGACCCCAGGCTCTACACAAATTCAG ataACGTCTGGCAGTAGTGTGCAATCAAAGACAGTAATGGCTACAGGTCAAAATTTAATGGCGACATCTACTGGAGCGACTGGCTCACACCAACAATCttcgctgcagcagcaccagcaaaaACCAATAGTTTCTGGCAATGTTTTAAAGCTGGTATCACCTCATACAGTATCCGGCGGCAAATTGATCATGAAGAATTCGAACATTCTGCAGATGGGCAAAGTTACGCCCAATGTGATGGGGGGAAAGCCAGCTTTCGTCATCACCAACAAGCACGGCACTCAGATAGGTAACCAgcaaattataattgttacCACTGGTGCCAGTTTACGAACAGTGCCGTCTAGCTCTGTGGTGAGCAGTGCTGGTAGTTCAACAGGCGGTACGAGCATAGTGAGCATTGTTGGTTCGACAGGGACAACGGCTACGCCTATTGCAGTTGGCGGACAGCGTGCTGTAATATCCAATCAAAGTAGCGTTAAAATGGTCCGCAACATACCGAGTACCCCTGGTGCTTCTGGGCGCCCCATTACTCTGACCTTGCCGCAAACATCATCGTCTACACATATGTCTGGAAGCTCAGGCCATGTAACGTCCCAGAAACTCACTGGAACGTCACTGTCGCAGAAAACTGCCGTGTATATTGGTGGCAAGCCAGTTACAGTAATGAGTGCAAGTTCCGGGATTGGCTCACCAGGTTCCAGTTCCACAAATAAGTTGGTAATGTTGCCAGGCGCAACGGCTGCGAGAAAGGGATTTGTCAACATTTTTAACACTGGTGGTGCAAGTGGTCCTGGAAGTGGCCAACGCACATTGACATTGGCTACCAGAAGTGCGCCTGTAAAGACAGCAGCCGTGCAGCTAAAGGAGAAGGACAACAGCAATGTTGAGCCAGCGGTTACAATTGCCACGATAGCTGATTCAGTTTGCGCCGACACCGATCCTATCGATGATATTATTGAGCAGCTGGACGGTGCGGACGACATACTAAAGCCGCTTAAAAATGAAGCCCGAGAGCCTGAAAACATTGAAAATGATAATGCCGCTGCAACTTCAACATCAACACCAACATTAGTTCAATCGGCAACGCCTACCACTGGACCGTTAACCATAATGTCTGATGCACAGGATACAGTGacagaaattaaaattccAGAGACTGTTGACGATATTTCTAGTGTTAGTAGTACTACGGATGTGCAGAAAACATCAACTGCAACTAAAGATAGAAATTCCGTAATTGGAACATGCTCAGCCGAGAATATCGACTCCAat TCTAGTTTCCCCGCAGCCGTTACAACCACTGCAACGGACTGCAATCAGCCAACGGCATCTGAGACTGAGGCTGCAAATATATTAACTACAATTAAATCAGGTGAGGCTTTGGGCATTAGCGGCAGTATTTTCAAAGACACTGCGATATCAACTACAAGTGAATCCGACTTAGACAAAAACCCTTTATCGATTCCCGTTCTCCGGCAGCATCATCACCAAAACG ACGGCTCGCATTTGGAGGCCCTTGCTTCTGCAGCTGTAATGCAAGCGGCTACCGCATCGGCAGATTCAAGTCAGGCAGCAAGGAGCCTACTTGATAGCTCGTCAGCCGCCCATCTTAGCAATACAAGCTACAAATCAactgaacaacaaaaaaacagcaaTGACAACAAT GTCCCTGTCACAGTTGCTGATACAGTTGACGACACTGATAAGTGGCATACGGTGGGCATATTCAAGGAACTGTCACATACTGTAACTAGCTATATCGATTATAAGTACTTTAACGAGTCTCAGCTTGAAAACTTTGACGGTGATAATCTGCCAGACCTAGCTCAATATCCGCGCATCAGTCTGGATCCAGGAACCGCATATCGTTTTCGCCTAGCTGCCCTTAATACATGTGGTCGAGGCGAATGGGGggag ATCTCAAGCTTTAAGACCTGCCTACCTGGTTTCCCTGGCGCCCCGTCGGCCATCAAGATATCAAAGGATGTTAAGGAGGGTGCACACTTAACTTGGGAACCTCCTCCAGCTCAAAAGACAAAGGAAATCGTTGAGTACTCGGTTTACCTTGCCGTAAAGCCCACTACGAAAGACAAGGTGGCATCACCACAGCTGGCTTTTGTTCGCGTTTATGTTGGGGCGGCAAACCAATGCACAGTACCCAATGCATCCCTTTCTAACGCACATGTTGACTGCTCCAATAAACCGGCTATTATCTTCCGAATCGCTGCGCGCAATCAGAAGGGATATGGCCCTGCGACGCAAGTCAGATGGCTACAAg ATCCGTCTACAACCAAGTTGCAAGGTGCTGCAAATACGACTAGCTTAAAGCGTACCCAGGAAAAGACTACCGCGTCTCCTGCAAGCAGCTACAGCTCACCGCAAAAACGTGCCCGAAGCACTGGCCTGCAGGGCTTGGAATGA
- the Hcf gene encoding host cell factor isoform X1: MESTEFTRSTNSLGVAVAAELNSDQILRSDNQNSGVNCLARIDMDLDAYQTESIHHNLTNNHSGFRWKRVLNPTGPQPRPRHGHRAINIKELMVVFGGGNEGIVDELHVYNTVTNQWYVPVLKGDVPNGCAAYGFVVEGTRMFVFGGMIEYGKYSNELYELQATKWEWRKMYPESPDNGLSPCPRLGHSFTMVGDKIFLFGGLANESDDPKNNIPKYLNDLYILDTRGVHSHNGKWIIPKTFGDSPPPRESHTGISFTSKDTGKLNLLVYGGMSGCRLGDLWLLETDSMTWEKPRTRGQAPLPRSLHSSTMIANKMYVFGGWVPLVINDSKATTEREWKCTNTLAVLDLDTMIWENVTLDTVEENVPRARAGHCAVGIQSRLYVWSGRDGYRKAWNNQVRVCCKDLWYLEVTKPLYAVKVALVRASTHALELSWTATTFAAAYVLQIQKIDQAPAIGSTKQSHSQSQTQTASANGSESIPLVASAALKFEKNPISVLHLTGAKSPSVGTGQPITALAKSSVGQPQALGSAVFVAQTQAQTQGSPVKVKAVGLSTVSVSSETTPTMSTTVSVQPQLSIISSTASSINPVNSGSGGSANMQKFRPNSSISKTSLAATISSATTSAPASQINEGDICVQNVAVRVANTAATSGIVLTSQTSTGALRILPGVSTSTGVTAGQTLRLATTYSNSGSGSTTTTILKASQPSASAQLSSGGSQTTSPAATVTTSLGGKQYFIQKPLNLAPNVQLQFVKTSSGGMTVQTLPKVNFNIAKSVTQGQAISICNQQLTPGSTQIQITSGSSVQSKTVMATGQNLMATSTGATGSHQQSSLQQHQQKPIVSGNVLKLVSPHTVSGGKLIMKNSNILQMGKVTPNVMGGKPAFVITNKHGTQIGNQQIIIVTTGASLRTVPSSSVVSSAGSSTGGTSIVSIVGSTGTTATPIAVGGQRAVISNQSSVKMVRNIPSTPGASGRPITLTLPQTSSSTHMSGSSGHVTSQKLTGTSLSQKTAVYIGGKPVTVMSASSGIGSPGSSSTNKLVMLPGATAARKGFVNIFNTGGASGPGSGQRTLTLATRSAPVKTAAVQLKEKDNSNVEPAVTIATIADSVCADTDPIDDIIEQLDGADDILKPLKNEAREPENIENDNAAATSTSTPTLVQSATPTTGPLTIMSDAQDTVTEIKIPETVDDISSVSSTTDVQKTSTATKDRNSVIGTCSAENIDSNSSFPAAVTTTATDCNQPTASETEAANILTTIKSGEALGISGSIFKDTAISTTSESDLDKNPLSIPVLRQHHHQNVDGSHLEALASAAVMQAATASADSSQAARSLLDSSSAAHLSNTSYKSTEQQKNSNDNNVPVTVADTVDDTDKWHTVGIFKELSHTVTSYIDYKYFNESQLENFDGDNLPDLAQYPRISLDPGTAYRFRLAALNTCGRGEWGEISSFKTCLPGFPGAPSAIKISKDVKEGAHLTWEPPPAQKTKEIVEYSVYLAVKPTTKDKVASPQLAFVRVYVGAANQCTVPNASLSNAHVDCSNKPAIIFRIAARNQKGYGPATQVRWLQDPSTTKLQGAANTTSLKRTQEKTTASPASSYSSPQKRARSTGLQGLE, from the exons ATGGAAAGTACAGAGTTTACTAGATCGACTAATTCCTTGGGAGTTGCAGTAGCCGCCGAGCTCAACTCTGATCAGATTCTACGCTCAGACAACCAAAATTCTGGAGTTAACTGTTTGGCACGGATCGATATGGACTTAGACGCATATCAAACGGAAAGCATACATCATAACTTAACCAACAACCATTCAGGGTTTCGTTGGAAGCGCGTCCTTAACCCAACCGGTCCCCAACCACGGCCGCGACATGGCCACCGCGCAATAAATATAAAGGAACTTATGGTAGTTTTTGGTGGTGGTAATGAAGGAATTGTGGACGAGCTGCACGTTTATAATACAG TTACTAATCAATGGTATGTGCCTGTGTTGAAAGGTGATGTGCCAAACGGATGTGCTGCTTATGGGTTTGTCGTGGAGGGAACACgcatgtttgtttttggcggCATGATTGAATatggaaaatattcaaatgagCTCTACGAACTTCAGGCAACCAAGTGGGAGTGGAGAAAAATGTATCCGGAGTCACCAGATAATGGCTTGTCGCCATGTCCTCGTTTAGGTCACAGCTTTACGATGGTGGGGGACAAAATATTTCTCTTTGGCGGATTGGCAAATGAATCGGATGacccaaaaaataatattccaaA atatctGAATGATTTGTATATATTGGATACTCGTGGGGTACATAGTCACAACGGAAAGTGGATAATTCCTAAGACATTTGGAGATAGCCCTCCACCACGCGAGTCCCACACTGGAATATCCTTTACAAGTAAAGATACTGGCAAGTTAAATTTGCTGGTATATGGAGGAATGAGTGGCTGCCGTTTGGGCGACTTATGGTTACTTGAGACGG ATTCCATGACATGGGAAAAACCGCGTACTAGGGGCCAAGCTCCACTTCCGCGTTCATTACATAGCTCGACAATgattgcaaacaaaatgtatgtTTTTGGTGGATGGGTGCCGTTGGTAATTAATGACTCAAAAGCGACCACTGAGCGGGAATGGAAATGCACAAATACACTGGCCGTTCTCGATTTAG aTACAATGATTTGGGAGAATGTCACCTTGGACACCGTTGAGGAAAATGTACCAAGGGCACGAGCAGGTCACTGCGCCGTTGGAATTCAAAGTCGTCTGTACGTATGGTCCGGCCGAGACGGTTACCGCAAAGCTTGGAACAACCAGGTTAGG GTCTGTTGTAAGGATTTATGGTACCTGGAGGTGACGAAACCACTCTATGCAGTTAAAGTAGCACTAGTGCGTGCGTCCACGCATGCGCTGGAGCTTTCTTGGACGGCAACAACCTTTGCCGCTGCCTATGTACTTCAGATACAAAAGATCGATCAAGCACCAGCAATAGGCAGTACAAAGCAGAGTCATAGTCAAAGTCAGACTCAAACGGCCTCCGCCAATGGATCCGAAAGTATACCTTTAGTAGCGTCTGCTGCACTGAAGTTCGAAAAAAACCCAATTTCAGTGTTGCATCTGACTGGAGCCAAGAGTCCATCAGTGGGTACTGGGCAGCCTATTACGGCTTTAGCCAAATCATCGGTTGGACAACCTCAAGCATTGGGCAGCGCTGTTTTTGTAGCCCAGACGCAGGCACAAACGCAAGGTAGCCCCGTTAAAGTCAAGGCAGTTGGCTTATCAACAGTGTCTGTTTCCTCGGAAACAACCCCCACAATGTCAACGACAGTTAGTGTGCAACCACAACTATCGATTATAAGCAGCACTGCATCAAGCATCAACCCGGTAAACAGCGGCAGCGGAGGCAGCGCTAATATGCAAAAATTTCGACCCAACTCGTCCATTTCTAAGACGTCGTTGGCTGCAACCATATCCTCTGCAACAACTTCTGCCCCGGCTTCTCAAATAAACGAGGGTGACATTTGTGTTCAAAATGTTGCCGTTCGTGTAGCAAACACTGCAGCGACCAGTGGAATAGTTCTCACCTCCCAGACATCGACAGGAGCTTTGCGCATTCTTCCTGGTGTATCGACCAGTACTGGCGTGACCGCTGGCCAAACATTACGCCTAGCCACAACATATAGCAACAGCGGAAGTGGTTCAACCACCACAACAATATTAAAAGCGTCTCAGCCCAGCGCCTCCGCGCAGCTATCTAGCGGCGGATCGCAGACAACCTCCCCGGCAGCAACTGTTACTACGTCCCTTGGGGGCAAACAgtatttcatacaaaaaccacTTAACCTGGCTCCAAATGTACAGCTGCAGTTTGTTAAAACAAGCAGTGGAGGTATGACGGTGCAGACGTTACCTAAGGTCAACTTTAATATTGCAAAGAGTGTTACCCAGGGCCAGGCCATCTCCATTTGTAATCAACAACTGACCCCAGGCTCTACACAAATTCAG ataACGTCTGGCAGTAGTGTGCAATCAAAGACAGTAATGGCTACAGGTCAAAATTTAATGGCGACATCTACTGGAGCGACTGGCTCACACCAACAATCttcgctgcagcagcaccagcaaaaACCAATAGTTTCTGGCAATGTTTTAAAGCTGGTATCACCTCATACAGTATCCGGCGGCAAATTGATCATGAAGAATTCGAACATTCTGCAGATGGGCAAAGTTACGCCCAATGTGATGGGGGGAAAGCCAGCTTTCGTCATCACCAACAAGCACGGCACTCAGATAGGTAACCAgcaaattataattgttacCACTGGTGCCAGTTTACGAACAGTGCCGTCTAGCTCTGTGGTGAGCAGTGCTGGTAGTTCAACAGGCGGTACGAGCATAGTGAGCATTGTTGGTTCGACAGGGACAACGGCTACGCCTATTGCAGTTGGCGGACAGCGTGCTGTAATATCCAATCAAAGTAGCGTTAAAATGGTCCGCAACATACCGAGTACCCCTGGTGCTTCTGGGCGCCCCATTACTCTGACCTTGCCGCAAACATCATCGTCTACACATATGTCTGGAAGCTCAGGCCATGTAACGTCCCAGAAACTCACTGGAACGTCACTGTCGCAGAAAACTGCCGTGTATATTGGTGGCAAGCCAGTTACAGTAATGAGTGCAAGTTCCGGGATTGGCTCACCAGGTTCCAGTTCCACAAATAAGTTGGTAATGTTGCCAGGCGCAACGGCTGCGAGAAAGGGATTTGTCAACATTTTTAACACTGGTGGTGCAAGTGGTCCTGGAAGTGGCCAACGCACATTGACATTGGCTACCAGAAGTGCGCCTGTAAAGACAGCAGCCGTGCAGCTAAAGGAGAAGGACAACAGCAATGTTGAGCCAGCGGTTACAATTGCCACGATAGCTGATTCAGTTTGCGCCGACACCGATCCTATCGATGATATTATTGAGCAGCTGGACGGTGCGGACGACATACTAAAGCCGCTTAAAAATGAAGCCCGAGAGCCTGAAAACATTGAAAATGATAATGCCGCTGCAACTTCAACATCAACACCAACATTAGTTCAATCGGCAACGCCTACCACTGGACCGTTAACCATAATGTCTGATGCACAGGATACAGTGacagaaattaaaattccAGAGACTGTTGACGATATTTCTAGTGTTAGTAGTACTACGGATGTGCAGAAAACATCAACTGCAACTAAAGATAGAAATTCCGTAATTGGAACATGCTCAGCCGAGAATATCGACTCCAat TCTAGTTTCCCCGCAGCCGTTACAACCACTGCAACGGACTGCAATCAGCCAACGGCATCTGAGACTGAGGCTGCAAATATATTAACTACAATTAAATCAGGTGAGGCTTTGGGCATTAGCGGCAGTATTTTCAAAGACACTGCGATATCAACTACAAGTGAATCCGACTTAGACAAAAACCCTTTATCGATTCCCGTTCTCCGGCAGCATCATCACCAAAACG TAGACGGCTCGCATTTGGAGGCCCTTGCTTCTGCAGCTGTAATGCAAGCGGCTACCGCATCGGCAGATTCAAGTCAGGCAGCAAGGAGCCTACTTGATAGCTCGTCAGCCGCCCATCTTAGCAATACAAGCTACAAATCAactgaacaacaaaaaaacagcaaTGACAACAAT GTCCCTGTCACAGTTGCTGATACAGTTGACGACACTGATAAGTGGCATACGGTGGGCATATTCAAGGAACTGTCACATACTGTAACTAGCTATATCGATTATAAGTACTTTAACGAGTCTCAGCTTGAAAACTTTGACGGTGATAATCTGCCAGACCTAGCTCAATATCCGCGCATCAGTCTGGATCCAGGAACCGCATATCGTTTTCGCCTAGCTGCCCTTAATACATGTGGTCGAGGCGAATGGGGggag ATCTCAAGCTTTAAGACCTGCCTACCTGGTTTCCCTGGCGCCCCGTCGGCCATCAAGATATCAAAGGATGTTAAGGAGGGTGCACACTTAACTTGGGAACCTCCTCCAGCTCAAAAGACAAAGGAAATCGTTGAGTACTCGGTTTACCTTGCCGTAAAGCCCACTACGAAAGACAAGGTGGCATCACCACAGCTGGCTTTTGTTCGCGTTTATGTTGGGGCGGCAAACCAATGCACAGTACCCAATGCATCCCTTTCTAACGCACATGTTGACTGCTCCAATAAACCGGCTATTATCTTCCGAATCGCTGCGCGCAATCAGAAGGGATATGGCCCTGCGACGCAAGTCAGATGGCTACAAg ATCCGTCTACAACCAAGTTGCAAGGTGCTGCAAATACGACTAGCTTAAAGCGTACCCAGGAAAAGACTACCGCGTCTCCTGCAAGCAGCTACAGCTCACCGCAAAAACGTGCCCGAAGCACTGGCCTGCAGGGCTTGGAATGA